From a single Pigmentibacter ruber genomic region:
- a CDS encoding acyl-CoA desaturase, producing the protein MKLRESAKIVKFNWRNFIWISAVHFIALSLCWYFFTWQAFAVFLVFHYLTGMVGITFGFHRLIAHKGFQAYKPLEYFAAFCGTLSCQGGPISWVGQHRVHHAYSDKAEDPHDMNKGFWHSHIGFIFNRRADLNDIVEVSHYCPDVAKNKYYQFLENYMIPIQFAVGILLFILGGFLSTYSSAMFDWFNAVSFIVWGIFVRLVAGYHVTWFVNSATHKWGSRPNNTNDASRNNWWVGILAFGEGWHNNHHAQPRAARHGWRWWQFDQTWIMISLLNKLKLVQNIKLPVQASDCQIEIAKNRSLESENLIKVNKIQQNKAV; encoded by the coding sequence ATGAAATTAAGAGAATCTGCAAAAATTGTTAAATTCAACTGGCGAAATTTTATTTGGATTTCAGCAGTACATTTTATAGCTCTAAGCTTATGCTGGTATTTTTTTACATGGCAAGCTTTTGCTGTTTTCCTTGTTTTCCATTATTTAACAGGAATGGTGGGTATCACTTTCGGATTCCACAGACTAATAGCCCATAAAGGATTTCAAGCTTACAAACCACTTGAATACTTTGCTGCGTTTTGTGGAACTCTTTCCTGCCAAGGTGGTCCAATTTCTTGGGTGGGACAACACCGCGTACATCACGCTTATTCTGATAAAGCTGAAGATCCGCATGATATGAATAAAGGTTTCTGGCATTCGCATATTGGATTTATTTTTAACCGTAGAGCAGATTTAAATGACATAGTTGAAGTTTCACACTACTGTCCTGACGTTGCCAAAAATAAATATTATCAATTTCTTGAAAATTATATGATTCCAATTCAGTTTGCAGTAGGAATCTTGCTATTTATTTTAGGTGGATTTCTTAGTACTTATTCTTCTGCTATGTTTGACTGGTTTAATGCTGTGTCTTTCATAGTCTGGGGAATCTTTGTCCGTCTTGTTGCTGGCTATCATGTTACTTGGTTTGTAAATTCTGCAACCCACAAGTGGGGTTCTAGACCAAATAACACGAACGATGCCTCAAGAAATAACTGGTGGGTTGGAATTCTAGCCTTTGGAGAAGGTTGGCATAATAATCACCACGCACAACCAAGAGCTGCTAGACATGGATGGAGATGGTGGCAGTTTGACCAAACTTGGATTATGATTTCTCTTTTAAATAAATTAAAACTGGTGCAAAATATAAAATTACCTGTTCAGGCAAGTGATTGCCAAATTGAAATTGCAAAGAACCGCTCTCTAGAGTCTGAAAATTTAATTAAAGTAAATAAAATTCAGCAAAATAAAGCGGTATAG
- the rsmI gene encoding 16S rRNA (cytidine(1402)-2'-O)-methyltransferase codes for MNSGTLYIVATPIGTLNDFSPRAKEVLSQVDFIACEDTRHTGKLLHYFQIKTPLESLHAHNEKNKINFLISKLLNSENKMAAIVTDAGTPCISDPGSLLIAEAHKNNITIQSIPGPSSLTAALAACGFIQPRTIFSGFLDRSIKNQSQEFELWKHSAPCIAVIFESPKRILNTLNNLLNYFKNDDIYLCVSKEISKKFEEHKIGNCKEIIEYYSNLNEIQGEFVVCININKLNKEALDLDAIASEAIFHSKSKNLSLKQGCKEISLKYNINSKDIYNKALKL; via the coding sequence ATGAATTCAGGAACACTTTATATTGTTGCAACCCCAATTGGTACTTTAAATGATTTTTCTCCAAGAGCAAAAGAGGTGCTATCACAAGTTGATTTTATAGCATGTGAAGATACTAGGCATACTGGAAAATTGTTACATTATTTTCAAATAAAAACTCCATTAGAAAGTTTACATGCTCATAATGAAAAAAATAAGATTAATTTTTTGATAAGTAAACTTTTAAATTCTGAAAATAAAATGGCTGCAATAGTTACAGATGCTGGCACGCCATGCATTTCAGATCCTGGTTCATTATTAATTGCAGAAGCGCATAAAAATAATATAACAATTCAATCTATTCCTGGTCCTAGCAGTTTAACAGCTGCTCTCGCAGCATGTGGCTTTATCCAACCAAGAACAATTTTTTCTGGTTTTTTAGATCGCTCAATTAAAAATCAATCTCAAGAGTTTGAATTATGGAAACATTCAGCCCCATGTATTGCAGTTATATTTGAAAGTCCAAAAAGAATTTTAAATACTCTAAATAATCTATTAAATTATTTTAAAAATGACGACATTTATCTTTGTGTTTCTAAAGAAATTTCAAAAAAATTTGAAGAACATAAAATAGGAAATTGTAAAGAGATAATTGAATATTACTCTAATTTAAATGAAATTCAAGGTGAATTTGTTGTGTGTATTAATATTAATAAATTGAATAAAGAAGCGCTTGATTTAGACGCAATTGCTTCAGAAGCTATTTTTCACTCTAAAAGTAAAAATTTATCTTTGAAACAAGGATGTAAAGAAATATCATTAAAATATAACATTAATAGTAAAGATATTTATAATAAAGCTTTAAAATTATAA
- a CDS encoding MBL fold metallo-hydrolase, with the protein MQISTLIGNSQMLDGGAMFGNAPKPMWEHWIKPDELNRIPLACNSLLIKNWNNKNILLEAGVGAFFDPKLKERYGVVEKHHVLLESLKKENLSHEDIHYVILSHLHFDHAGGILSAFDDGELRLLFPNAIFFVGKEQWERAQNPHSRDRASYIPHLNNLLLNSGRLKFVEQNKKTELDPFITFRFSNGHTPGLMLAQINLNDGPLIFASDLIPGFAWMHIPISMGYDRYPELVIDEKRTLLEEVLPLNAKIFFTHDIQHSIGKVLKDNKGKFYAEPYEYPKGQE; encoded by the coding sequence ATGCAAATTTCTACTTTAATTGGGAACTCACAAATGCTTGATGGTGGAGCCATGTTTGGAAATGCGCCAAAACCAATGTGGGAACATTGGATAAAACCTGACGAGTTAAATAGAATTCCTTTAGCTTGTAATTCTTTATTAATAAAAAACTGGAATAATAAAAATATTTTACTAGAAGCAGGAGTTGGAGCTTTTTTTGATCCTAAACTGAAAGAAAGATATGGTGTAGTTGAAAAACATCATGTTTTATTAGAAAGCCTTAAAAAAGAAAATTTATCGCATGAAGATATTCATTATGTCATTCTATCACATTTACATTTTGATCATGCTGGAGGAATATTAAGTGCATTTGATGATGGTGAACTAAGACTTCTTTTCCCTAATGCAATATTTTTTGTAGGAAAAGAGCAGTGGGAACGTGCACAAAATCCACATTCAAGAGACCGTGCTTCTTATATTCCCCATTTGAATAATTTACTACTAAATTCTGGTAGACTTAAATTCGTTGAGCAAAACAAAAAAACAGAGCTTGATCCTTTCATCACATTTCGATTTTCTAATGGTCATACTCCAGGATTAATGCTTGCCCAAATTAATTTAAATGATGGTCCTTTAATTTTTGCCAGTGATTTAATTCCAGGTTTTGCCTGGATGCATATTCCAATTTCTATGGGATATGATCGATATCCAGAATTAGTTATTGATGAAAAAAGAACTTTATTAGAAGAAGTTTTACCGCTAAATGCTAAAATATTTTTTACTCATGATATTCAGCATTCTATTGGGAAAGTTTTGAAAGATAATAAAGGTAAGTTTTATGCCGAACCATATGAATATCCAAAAGGACAAGAATGA
- a CDS encoding ATP-dependent helicase, with protein sequence MQNIINSLNKEQKDAVTNIQGACLVLAGAGTGKTKVITSRIAWMIHSGIKPEKIVAVSFTNKAAKEMRDRLGLLVGEKCAKKVELSTFHSFALKILRQFHSEFNLQKNFSICDENESANLIKDSIKEFNLEEIISYENAAQKISEYKDKLFSDEEFKRQNNVFDSKIFCKLFNSYNRRLRLYNLIDFDDIVYLTVLGLRNNADLLNEIQEKFTYLMVDEYQDTSYSQFQLICMLSEKNQNICVVGDDDQSIYSWRGARPSIIADFLKKYPAARKITLEQNYRCSPNILNAANSVIRENTERLGKELWSEQPNLHPIIIHACENERDEALFVSDSILDLKKNILNFTFENIAVLVRSNSQTLSIEQVFIEKDIPYVVHGGAQFFDRKEVKDVLSYLKLAYNINDLNSLFRIMNLPSRGVGIGTLEKIKASFLQEKKLNSNCSLIEILQKFSFENKGIKDFLSKWKIYGFHLNSAKNKIEISQKLKDCFEHMGLKNEILLTSNNMQTAQFRINVVERVFQVIEKLDLEDESISAVVDALHLDKARYDVAKENKNKVQIMTIHSSKGLEFPNVFLIGVEDGILPHEKSMNLESGIQEERRLFYVAITRAKFRLFISYCGFRKKGKAAGKDVEPKPSRFLSAIPKQLVIKEKTDPNSEESKRMDAARKLFELFR encoded by the coding sequence ATGCAAAATATAATAAATTCATTAAATAAAGAACAAAAAGATGCAGTCACAAACATTCAGGGTGCTTGCTTAGTTCTTGCTGGGGCAGGAACCGGAAAAACAAAAGTTATAACCTCAAGGATAGCTTGGATGATTCATTCAGGTATTAAGCCTGAAAAAATTGTTGCGGTAAGTTTTACCAATAAAGCCGCCAAAGAAATGCGTGATAGACTTGGACTTTTAGTAGGAGAAAAATGTGCAAAAAAAGTTGAATTATCAACTTTCCATTCATTTGCCTTAAAAATTTTGAGACAATTTCATTCTGAATTTAATTTGCAAAAAAATTTCTCAATTTGTGATGAAAATGAAAGTGCAAATTTAATTAAAGATTCTATAAAAGAATTTAATTTAGAAGAAATAATTTCTTATGAAAATGCTGCGCAAAAAATTTCTGAATATAAAGATAAACTTTTTAGTGACGAAGAATTTAAAAGACAAAACAATGTATTTGATAGTAAGATTTTTTGCAAATTATTTAATTCATATAACAGGAGATTAAGACTTTATAATTTAATAGATTTTGATGACATAGTTTATCTAACAGTTCTTGGTTTAAGAAATAATGCCGATTTACTAAATGAAATTCAAGAAAAATTTACCTATTTAATGGTTGATGAGTATCAAGATACGAGCTATTCGCAATTTCAACTTATTTGTATGTTGTCAGAAAAAAATCAAAATATTTGTGTTGTGGGTGATGATGATCAAAGTATTTATTCTTGGAGAGGGGCAAGGCCCTCAATAATAGCAGATTTTCTAAAAAAATATCCAGCAGCTAGAAAGATTACTTTAGAACAAAATTATCGATGCTCTCCTAATATTTTAAATGCAGCAAATAGCGTTATTCGTGAAAATACTGAACGTCTTGGAAAAGAACTTTGGAGTGAACAACCTAATTTACATCCAATCATTATACATGCATGTGAAAATGAAAGAGATGAAGCCTTATTTGTTTCTGATTCAATTTTAGATCTTAAAAAAAATATATTAAATTTTACTTTTGAAAATATAGCTGTACTTGTTCGCTCAAATAGCCAAACTTTATCAATTGAACAAGTTTTTATCGAAAAAGATATTCCATATGTCGTTCATGGAGGAGCTCAATTTTTTGATAGAAAAGAAGTAAAAGATGTTCTTTCATATTTAAAATTAGCCTATAATATAAATGATTTGAATAGTTTATTTAGAATAATGAATCTTCCTTCTAGAGGTGTTGGAATAGGAACTTTAGAGAAAATTAAAGCTTCTTTTCTCCAAGAAAAAAAACTGAATAGTAATTGCAGTTTAATAGAAATTTTACAAAAGTTTTCTTTTGAAAATAAAGGAATAAAAGATTTTCTTAGCAAATGGAAAATTTATGGCTTTCATTTAAATTCAGCAAAAAATAAAATTGAAATTTCCCAAAAATTAAAAGATTGCTTTGAACATATGGGTTTAAAAAACGAAATATTGTTAACATCAAATAATATGCAAACAGCTCAATTTAGAATAAATGTTGTAGAAAGGGTTTTTCAAGTTATAGAAAAACTAGATTTAGAAGATGAAAGTATTTCAGCAGTTGTTGATGCTTTGCATCTAGATAAAGCAAGATATGATGTTGCTAAAGAAAATAAAAATAAGGTACAAATAATGACCATCCATTCATCCAAAGGCTTAGAATTTCCTAATGTATTTCTAATTGGTGTTGAAGATGGTATCTTGCCTCATGAAAAAAGTATGAATCTTGAATCGGGAATTCAAGAAGAAAGGCGTCTTTTTTATGTTGCTATTACAAGAGCTAAGTTTAGACTTTTTATCTCTTATTGTGGGTTTCGCAAAAAAGGGAAAGCTGCTGGGAAGGATGTTGAGCCCAAACCATCACGTTTTCTTTCAGCTATTCCAAAGCAACTTGTTATTAAAGAAAAAACGGATCCAAACTCTGAAGAATCAAAGAGAATGGATGCTGCTAGAAAGTTATTTGAACTTTTTCGATAA
- a CDS encoding prepilin peptidase, with product MPIDLSTLNIIFGIFVFLFGISIGSFLNVVAYRIPLNISIVRPRSFCPNCKKTVPNYALIPVIGYILTHAKCNKCNYKIPITYPIVELLTGILTLFIFFRFLTPINVLEAFPAFLTVETFQYGKFHFNNFVPFFVSLWILYTGIPLSIIDLKYRILPNKIIYPGIIIGFLISCFNHNLGWSGSLIGIITGSGGLFFIAKIYELLRGKQGIGMGDVKYLGFIGAVLGWKGVVFTLFYASIIGAIIGILWGIISKKGLATAIPFGPFLASAALAISTYGDEILAFIFKN from the coding sequence ATGCCTATAGATTTAAGTACACTAAATATAATTTTCGGGATTTTTGTATTCTTGTTTGGAATATCAATTGGCAGTTTTTTAAATGTCGTTGCTTATCGAATACCTTTAAATATTTCTATTGTTAGACCAAGAAGTTTTTGTCCAAATTGTAAAAAAACTGTACCTAATTATGCATTAATTCCTGTTATAGGTTACATCTTAACCCATGCAAAATGTAATAAATGTAATTATAAAATTCCAATAACTTATCCTATTGTTGAACTTTTAACAGGAATATTAACACTTTTTATATTTTTTAGATTTTTAACTCCTATAAATGTTTTAGAAGCATTCCCAGCATTTCTTACTGTCGAAACATTCCAGTATGGAAAATTTCATTTTAATAATTTTGTTCCTTTTTTTGTTTCTTTATGGATATTATATACAGGAATTCCTTTATCTATTATCGATTTAAAGTATAGAATTTTACCTAACAAAATAATATATCCTGGAATTATTATAGGATTCTTAATAAGCTGTTTTAATCACAACTTAGGTTGGTCAGGAAGTTTAATTGGAATAATAACTGGTTCAGGTGGACTTTTTTTTATTGCTAAAATTTACGAGCTTCTTAGAGGTAAACAAGGAATAGGAATGGGGGATGTTAAATATCTTGGTTTTATAGGTGCCGTTTTAGGATGGAAAGGTGTAGTTTTTACTTTATTTTATGCAAGTATTATTGGTGCAATAATTGGTATTTTATGGGGAATTATTTCTAAAAAAGGATTAGCAACTGCAATTCCATTTGGACCATTTTTAGCCTCAGCAGCATTAGCAATAAGTACTTATGGTGATGAAATACTTGCTTTTATATTCAAAAATTAA
- the smpB gene encoding SsrA-binding protein SmpB has product MKSISKNRKAWHDYYIEEKYEAGLSLKGSEVKVLRGGHGSVVEGYAMIREGQAWLVNTYIPTLKNASYLNHAERRDRRLLLKRKEIEKLDTATRQKGYTLIPLELYFDDNNRVKLELGLAKGKANHDKRDTEKDKDAKREAQRALRR; this is encoded by the coding sequence ATGAAATCAATCTCAAAAAATCGAAAAGCATGGCATGACTATTACATTGAAGAAAAGTATGAAGCTGGCCTGAGTCTAAAAGGAAGTGAAGTAAAAGTCTTACGAGGTGGACACGGAAGTGTTGTTGAAGGTTATGCTATGATTCGAGAAGGACAAGCTTGGCTGGTGAATACTTATATTCCGACCCTCAAAAATGCCAGTTATCTTAATCACGCTGAGCGGCGAGATAGACGTCTTCTTTTAAAGCGAAAAGAAATAGAAAAACTTGATACTGCAACTCGCCAAAAAGGATATACTCTAATTCCTCTGGAATTATATTTTGATGATAATAATAGAGTTAAATTAGAACTAGGCCTTGCTAAAGGTAAGGCAAATCATGATAAACGTGACACTGAAAAAGATAAAGATGCAAAACGAGAAGCTCAAAGAGCTTTAAGGCGTTAA
- a CDS encoding shikimate dehydrogenase family protein, with amino-acid sequence MEKIIFDQHSFIPNGETKFCFLFGANIKHSLSPEMHSKWFLEHYQNAVYLPLEVIEGKTLLSLVKSLINTQNFIGANITLPYKNLILEDKNLIRSEIVENVSSANTLYLNSKGKWTLENTDVLGIRESIQYLNKENKPFKVILLGGGGSAVSVIYECITNNLCRYINIFTRNPDKTISNFPFIEKQNKLTVNSLDKLNQYISKEFSTYTVDEKVILINTLPLGAENKDNLHGSYLDENTYANNILLTAKSKNISYFDLIYKDTKAVSLAKKLGINSINGELMLVTQAKESFYLWTGIKVKD; translated from the coding sequence ATGGAAAAAATCATTTTTGACCAACATTCTTTTATTCCAAACGGAGAAACAAAGTTTTGTTTTTTGTTCGGTGCAAACATTAAACATTCGCTCTCTCCAGAAATGCATTCAAAATGGTTTTTAGAACATTATCAAAATGCAGTATATTTGCCATTAGAAGTAATTGAAGGAAAAACACTTCTTTCATTAGTAAAGAGCTTAATAAATACCCAAAATTTTATAGGGGCAAATATTACCTTACCTTATAAAAATTTAATTTTAGAAGATAAAAATTTGATTAGATCAGAAATAGTGGAAAATGTATCTTCTGCTAATACTTTATATTTAAATTCAAAGGGTAAATGGACACTAGAAAATACTGATGTTTTAGGAATAAGAGAATCTATTCAGTATTTAAATAAAGAAAATAAACCTTTTAAAGTAATACTATTAGGTGGTGGAGGATCTGCTGTAAGTGTTATTTATGAATGTATAACAAATAATTTATGTAGATATATTAATATATTTACAAGAAATCCAGATAAAACAATTAGTAATTTTCCATTTATAGAGAAACAAAATAAATTAACTGTGAATAGTTTAGATAAATTAAATCAATATATTTCAAAGGAATTTTCTACTTATACTGTAGATGAAAAAGTAATCTTAATTAATACTCTTCCTTTAGGGGCAGAAAATAAAGATAATTTACATGGAAGTTACTTAGATGAAAATACATATGCCAATAATATTTTATTAACAGCAAAGAGTAAAAATATTAGTTACTTTGATTTAATTTATAAAGATACTAAGGCTGTAAGTCTAGCTAAGAAATTAGGAATAAATTCTATCAATGGTGAATTAATGCTTGTTACACAGGCAAAGGAAAGTTTTTATTTATGGACTGGAATTAAAGTTAAGGATTGA
- a CDS encoding aminotransferase class I/II-fold pyridoxal phosphate-dependent enzyme, whose protein sequence is MQISNKIAQRWNSIGKSIFSEMTSLAKLHNAINLGQGFPDFYGPIRIIESISKQVLTCHNQYSPSHGEPQLRTEVSFFVEKTTGVIYDPETEITITNGATEAIFCAINAFVNPGDKVLVFEPAFDSYYQAIANAGGQAVPVKLHAPDTPVGVRGGGWTVDWSEFDAACAGGIQLAIFNSPHNPTGKVFSEDELDRIATKLLKKNAIILCDEVYENLVFEPYTHTSLCSIPKIQHLVVRISSAAKTFGFTSLKIGWVCAPQNLTEAIRIVHQATVFCSSAFIQLAIADVMSDHKWLYTYLKEQKEQYFIKRNFLKSILERAGYIVSNTQGTFFITANYANLAGDISDLTYAKQLMETNRIATIPLSSFYKQPPKSLPWIRFAFCKKEETLRAVADLFLNP, encoded by the coding sequence ATGCAAATTTCTAATAAAATTGCTCAAAGATGGAACTCTATAGGTAAAAGTATTTTTTCTGAAATGACCTCACTTGCTAAATTACATAATGCAATAAATTTAGGTCAAGGTTTTCCAGATTTTTACGGTCCTATTCGAATAATTGAATCTATCTCCAAACAAGTATTAACTTGTCATAACCAGTATTCACCATCCCACGGTGAGCCTCAACTCAGAACTGAAGTTTCATTCTTTGTAGAAAAAACTACAGGTGTTATATATGATCCTGAGACAGAAATTACCATAACAAATGGCGCAACTGAGGCTATTTTTTGTGCCATAAATGCATTTGTAAATCCAGGAGATAAAGTTTTAGTTTTTGAACCCGCTTTTGATTCATATTATCAGGCTATTGCCAACGCTGGTGGGCAAGCAGTCCCGGTTAAATTACATGCACCTGATACTCCAGTAGGAGTGAGGGGAGGGGGTTGGACCGTAGACTGGTCTGAATTTGATGCTGCTTGCGCAGGAGGTATTCAACTTGCAATTTTTAATTCTCCTCATAATCCAACTGGAAAGGTATTTTCAGAAGATGAACTTGATAGAATAGCCACAAAGCTTTTAAAGAAAAATGCAATTATTCTCTGTGATGAAGTTTACGAAAATCTTGTTTTTGAACCTTATACCCACACATCATTATGTTCAATTCCTAAAATTCAACATTTAGTTGTTAGAATTAGCTCAGCAGCAAAAACTTTTGGCTTTACAAGTTTAAAAATTGGTTGGGTTTGTGCACCTCAAAATTTGACAGAAGCGATTCGAATTGTCCATCAAGCTACAGTATTTTGCAGCAGTGCTTTTATCCAATTAGCTATTGCAGATGTTATGTCAGATCATAAATGGTTGTATACCTATTTAAAGGAACAAAAAGAACAATACTTTATTAAAAGAAATTTTTTAAAATCAATTTTAGAAAGAGCCGGGTACATAGTCAGCAATACGCAAGGAACTTTTTTTATTACAGCAAATTACGCCAATCTAGCTGGAGACATATCAGATTTAACCTATGCAAAACAATTGATGGAAACAAACCGAATTGCTACAATTCCATTATCATCTTTTTACAAACAACCTCCAAAAAGCTTGCCATGGATAAGATTTGCTTTTTGTAAAAAAGAAGAGACTTTACGAGCTGTCGCTGACTTATTTCTCAATCCTTAA
- the tilS gene encoding tRNA lysidine(34) synthetase TilS produces the protein MTFTVKSLNNFEYLFLEKIHIIDKKYVLNEQINILLNVQVSGGMDSMCLLNSLIKIAHSKHFKPNNKFIIIVQHFNHQMRGIESDLDSQFVVNFCLKNGISVYVENFNDYKINLTGKNFQQVARNWRKKKAIELSEELSKQLNCKKYFILTAHHARDHVETILMHLIRGCSLDGLIGIKEFDEDEIYFRPFAEISFSLLQKYCNEEKIKYRLDSSNESDKYDRNYIRHNIIPHLSNLNHSYEKAFVSLSNDVANVLAMQKEKNLTNSIEKKWHLDAFSVNEIYMYLIEKNKELKRVLTRNAAMNLLHEIKIFKKSNFLQKDINLAQGWIVQLNKINNNIDIEVMQKNFMK, from the coding sequence ATGACTTTTACTGTTAAATCTTTAAATAATTTTGAATATCTTTTCCTAGAAAAAATACATATTATTGATAAAAAATATGTTTTAAATGAGCAAATAAATATTCTTTTAAATGTGCAAGTTTCTGGTGGTATGGATAGCATGTGTTTATTAAATTCTTTAATTAAAATTGCACATTCCAAACATTTTAAACCTAATAATAAATTTATTATTATTGTTCAACATTTTAACCATCAAATGAGAGGAATAGAATCTGATTTAGATTCGCAATTTGTTGTTAATTTTTGCTTAAAAAATGGAATTTCTGTTTACGTTGAGAATTTTAATGATTACAAAATAAATTTAACTGGGAAAAATTTCCAGCAAGTTGCTAGAAATTGGCGGAAAAAAAAGGCTATTGAATTATCTGAAGAATTAAGTAAACAGCTAAATTGTAAAAAATATTTTATTTTAACAGCACATCATGCCCGCGATCATGTTGAGACAATTTTAATGCATTTAATTAGAGGTTGTTCACTTGATGGTTTAATAGGAATAAAAGAGTTTGATGAGGACGAAATTTATTTTAGACCTTTTGCTGAGATAAGTTTTTCACTACTTCAAAAATATTGTAATGAAGAAAAAATAAAATATAGACTAGATAGTTCTAATGAGTCAGACAAATATGATAGAAATTATATTAGACATAATATAATACCTCATTTGAGTAATTTAAATCATTCTTACGAAAAAGCATTTGTTTCCTTGTCAAATGATGTCGCTAATGTGTTAGCTATGCAAAAAGAAAAAAATTTAACCAATTCAATTGAAAAGAAGTGGCATTTAGATGCATTTTCTGTTAATGAAATTTACATGTATTTAATTGAAAAAAATAAGGAACTTAAAAGAGTGCTAACTCGAAATGCAGCCATGAATTTACTACATGAAATAAAAATTTTTAAAAAAAGTAATTTTTTGCAAAAGGATATTAACTTGGCACAGGGCTGGATTGTCCAGTTAAATAAGATTAATAATAACATTGACATAGAAGTTATGCAAAAAAATTTCATGAAATGA